Part of the Paenibacillus sp. FSL R7-0273 genome is shown below.
AAGATCCGGCTGAAGCATAATCAGCGCGAATGCTGAGCCGATCAGGGCGAGCGGCGGCAGCAGGCCGCGCGTGAAGGTGGAGATATCATAATCATCCTTGCCCAGCCAGTTAGCCAGGAACAGGATCATCCCCATCTTCATGAATTCGGAGGGCTGGATACCAAAGCTGCTGATACCCAGCCAGCTCCGCGCACCGCCGCGGACTACCCCGATGCCCGGGATCAATACAAGGACAAGCAGGATAAAGCAGACAATTAGTGCAGGCCGCGCAAATTTCTTCAGCACCAGGTAGTCCGTGTTGGCGGTTACGAACATTGCGCCAAGGCCAAGGCCGGCGAACAGCAGCTGTCTTTTGACAAAATAAAACGAATCGCCATAATTGCGGAAGCCCAGGACAGATCCGGCGCTGTAGACCATCACCATGCCGATGACCAGCAGGGCAAGGATCGGGATCAGCAGCCAGATGTCAGGCGCATGACGCGATTTGTTCATCAGGAGCACACCTCTTGCATCCGTAGTAGGGGCTTATCCACCCCCCTACTTAAAGGTTATGCACCGCCTCTTTAAAAATACGCCCGCGCTCTTCATAGGAGGTAAACATATCCCAGCTGGCACACGCAGGAGACAGGAGAACGACTTCTCCCGGTTCCGCAAGCGCGGAAGCCTCCCGCACAGCCTGCTGCAGCACGGCGGCGGCGCTCTCTCCATTATCGACGGAGATGATGTGCTTTACTCCTGCCATGGCCGCAACCTTCGCCAGCTTGTCCCTGGTTTCGCCGAGGACCACAAGTCCCTTCAGACCGCTGAGGACAGGCAGGAGCTCCATGTAATCGGAGCCGCGGTCCAGACCTCCGGCGATTAGCACCAGCGGCTGCTTGAATGAGCCCAGCGCCATTGTAGTCGCTTTGGAATTGGTAGCTTTGGAGTTGTTATAGTAGGCTGTACCCGCCTTCTCCCCTACATACTCCAGCCTGTGCTCAACGCCGCGGAACGAAGCCAGCACCTCACCGAGCACAGCAGGGTCAGCGCCTGCGGCAATGGCAATTCCGCAGGCTGCCAGCGCGTTCTCTACATTAAAGCGGCCCGGCAGGCCGATTGAGCTGACCTTGGCGATCTCCGTTTCACTCTCGCTGTAATCACGGTAGATAATTACCCGCTCCAGATCATCCCCGGTATCAGGCACATAAGAAGGACGGACAAAAATCCCCTGGACCAGCTCCTCGGTCATGGAGAAGGGCAATATACCCGCCTTGATATAAGGCACCAGCTCCCTGCAGACCGGATCATCCCAGTTCAGCACCGCTGTATCTTCAGGCCCTTGATTGGCGAACAGCTTCGCCTTGGAGGCTACATAGTCCTCCATGCCTCCGTGATAATCCAGATGCGTCTCCGCTACATTCAGCAGAGCGCCCACCTTCGGGCGGAACGTCTCGGTTCCTTTAAGCTGGAAGCTGCTAAGCTCAACAACCATCCAGTTATCCGCTCCCGCCTCCTGTGCAGCCTGAGATAGCGGTGTACCGATATTGCCCGCCACTATCGGATTCATCCCCGCAGCGTCCAGCATTTTGCCTACCCAGGTGGTCGTTGTCGTCTTGCCGTTGGAGCCGGTAATGCCAATCATCGGCGCAGCACAGATACGGTAAGCTACCTCCACCTCGGTCACGATTTCAATGCCGAGCTCCAGCGCCTTTTGCACCGGAGGTACAGAATACGGGATTCCCGGATTCTTCACCACCAGGCTTACCCCTTCATGAATCAGATCATCCGGATGCCCTCCGCATATAACAGAAATTCCCAAAGTTTCCAGTTCGGAAGCTTCGGGACTTTGGTCTCTTTCCTTTTTATCGTTAACCGTAACAAGCGCACCGCGTTCATGCAGCACCTTGGCCACCTGGACGCCGCTTTTCGCGAGCCCCAGGACGACCACCTGCTTGCCTTGGTATTCATCTGGATGCTTCATTGCTTACAACCCCTTGCTCAAGATTAGTCCTACCGCCGCAAGCAGCAGGCTTACCGCCCAGAAGGTGGTGACAACGCGCCACTCCGACCAGCCGCCCAGCTCAAAATGATGATGAATAGGGCTCATACGGAAAATACGCTTGCCGCGTGTTTTGAAGGAAGCCACCTGCAGCACCACGGACAGCATTTCGATAACGAACACACCGCCGATAACTACAAAGAGCAGCTCACTTTTGGTAACAATGGCAATGGCCCCGATTGCACCGCCAATCCCGAAGGAACCGAAGTCCCCCATAAAGACCTTGGCCGGATGTGCATTGAACACCAGAAAGCCGAGTACAGCGCCGATCATCGCCGCCGCACATACGCCTGCGGCAATCGAAGTCGCCTGCATGGCTACGACAGCAAAAGCGGCAAGGGCAATGGCACTGACACCGGAAAGCAGTCCGTCTACACCATCTGTGAAGTTCACTGCATTAGTCACGGCCATCATCATGATAACGATAAACGGATAGTAAAACCAGGGTCCCCAGTCAAAGCTGATGTCTGTGCCGGGAATGCTGATCCCGGTATGGTGGCCGGCATTAATCAGCAGGATGCTCAGCACAATGCCGACCAGAAGCTGGCCTGCCAGCTTCTGCCGTGCAGTAAGCCCTAGTGAACGCTTGAAGGCAATTTTGATATAGTCATCCAGAAAACCGATCAGCCCGTAGCCGAGTGTAGCGACCAGCAGCACATAAAAATCCGAATTCACTACTGAAAATTTCAAAAAGGATAACGTGAAGGCTACCATGATAATAATACCGCCCATTGTAGGCGTTCCCGCTTTTTTCAGGTGGGATTGCGGCCCGTCGTCCCTCACTTGCTGTCCGAATTTCATCCTGCGCAGCAGCGGAATGATCAGCGGAGCGGAAATGACCGCAAGGATAAAGGATACAGCAATTGTCAGCAGCAGAAGTTGATAATCCATGGGTATACCCCTCCTTTTATTTAGGTCTGTTGTTTAAAATGGTCATCCAGGCTGTGCAGCGCTTCTTCCAGACGCATGCCCCGGGAGGCCTTGAACAATACAATGTCCTTGGAGCTGCACGTGCTGTTCAGGACAGCGGACAGCTCCGCCTTATCGGTGAAGGCAAATACCCGCTCCGGACCGAA
Proteins encoded:
- the mraY gene encoding phospho-N-acetylmuramoyl-pentapeptide-transferase gives rise to the protein MDYQLLLLTIAVSFILAVISAPLIIPLLRRMKFGQQVRDDGPQSHLKKAGTPTMGGIIIMVAFTLSFLKFSVVNSDFYVLLVATLGYGLIGFLDDYIKIAFKRSLGLTARQKLAGQLLVGIVLSILLINAGHHTGISIPGTDISFDWGPWFYYPFIVIMMMAVTNAVNFTDGVDGLLSGVSAIALAAFAVVAMQATSIAAGVCAAAMIGAVLGFLVFNAHPAKVFMGDFGSFGIGGAIGAIAIVTKSELLFVVIGGVFVIEMLSVVLQVASFKTRGKRIFRMSPIHHHFELGGWSEWRVVTTFWAVSLLLAAVGLILSKGL
- the murD gene encoding UDP-N-acetylmuramoyl-L-alanine--D-glutamate ligase, which gives rise to MKHPDEYQGKQVVVLGLAKSGVQVAKVLHERGALVTVNDKKERDQSPEASELETLGISVICGGHPDDLIHEGVSLVVKNPGIPYSVPPVQKALELGIEIVTEVEVAYRICAAPMIGITGSNGKTTTTTWVGKMLDAAGMNPIVAGNIGTPLSQAAQEAGADNWMVVELSSFQLKGTETFRPKVGALLNVAETHLDYHGGMEDYVASKAKLFANQGPEDTAVLNWDDPVCRELVPYIKAGILPFSMTEELVQGIFVRPSYVPDTGDDLERVIIYRDYSESETEIAKVSSIGLPGRFNVENALAACGIAIAAGADPAVLGEVLASFRGVEHRLEYVGEKAGTAYYNNSKATNSKATTMALGSFKQPLVLIAGGLDRGSDYMELLPVLSGLKGLVVLGETRDKLAKVAAMAGVKHIISVDNGESAAAVLQQAVREASALAEPGEVVLLSPACASWDMFTSYEERGRIFKEAVHNL